One Euphorbia lathyris chromosome 1, ddEupLath1.1, whole genome shotgun sequence DNA segment encodes these proteins:
- the LOC136212207 gene encoding non-specific lipid-transfer protein 2-like: MKKPSALSLWVVLNLILLVLTDQVLVSNAVNCSPSELQPCLPALNSSAPPSSFCCSKLRQQKPCLCGYLKNPNLKKYVNSPGARRVAAACKVAIPSC; this comes from the coding sequence ATGAAGAAACCATCCGCTTTATCTTTATGGGTGGTCCTGAATCTGATACTATTAGTATTAACAGACCAGGTCCTCGTGTCAAATGCGGTGAACTGCAGTCCAAGTGAGCTGCAGCCATGCCTACCGGCTCTGAACTCGTCGGCGCCACCGTCAAGCTTTTGTTGCAGCAAGCTGAGGCAGCAGAAGCCTTGCCTTTGTGGTTACCTAAAGAATCCAAACCTAAAGAAGTATGTTAATTCACCAGGTGCGAGAAGGGTTGCTGCTGCCTGTAAAGTTGCAATTCCAAGTTGCTAG